Proteins from one Pseudoliparis swirei isolate HS2019 ecotype Mariana Trench unplaced genomic scaffold, NWPU_hadal_v1 hadal_165, whole genome shotgun sequence genomic window:
- the tbccd1 gene encoding TBCC domain-containing protein 1, with translation MTSTAEHMEADSVSIWPRMDPFLLGALQVAPSSKLSLHYLRKMAIYVRTRDGCFPILGWPMWRHIACGKLQFPEDHAWLYFETFDLLNGHTPEERLEWAECLSQCSTKDELDQQRNKLSVDTLQFLLFLFIQQLNRASLRTSLIGEEWPSHRTRCPSPTDREAKTSSQNKNWDDQAHLSFVQSHLAEILELLVEPGQLSQSGHALRDCQISLEAVRSLGLLLEGSVSHGRAVQPVHKLLTKGPLQIQTGYSPLSHSFPLHQLLACLHQSLTLNPFGITACLSSGKKLAWAQQVEGFMKRAKIARNTHTAPPGSKIVLLSQVVKQTLAKTSDKLTGANIKIHRCSDAFIYLLSPLRSVSVDKCRDCTVVLGPVETSVHIHSCQNLRVVCVAGRIAVGVSSRCTIHALTPTRPLLLPGNVDITLGPFHTVYPALEDHMASVGLAVVPNAWDRPLLLGNEGLSNPDPACYRLLPPAEFHELVVPFRTEGDTCEVPGGLPPPYQAALDEKQRRIQNWQKTVMEARLNKEQKRQFQELVEVKFHEWLLETGHRQELDSLIPPAMASLRDSSGPAAAEAPRVPDAKPTRNGRAVGQSPMAC, from the exons ATGACGTCAACGGCTGAAC ACATGGAGGCCGACAGTGTGAGCATATGGCCACGCATGGATCCCTTCTTACTGGGTGCCCTGCAG GTGGCGCCCTCCTCCAAGCTCAGCTTGCACTATCTTCGCAAGATGGCGATCTACGTGCGGACGCGGGACGGCTGCTTCCCCATTTTGGGCTGGCCCATGTGGAGGCACATCGCCTGTGGAAAGCTGCAGTTTCCGGAAGACCATGCGTGGCTCTATTTCGAGACCTTTGACCTGCTTAACGGCCacacgccagaggagaggctgGAGTGGGCAGAGTGTCTTTCCCAGTGCTCCACCAAAGATGAGCTGGATCAACAAAGAAACAAG CTGTCTGTGGACACACTGcagttcctcctcttcctcttcatccagCAGCTGAACCGAGCGTCTCTGCGCACCTCTCTGATCGGCGAAGAGTGGCCCAGTCATCGCACTCGCTGCCCCTCTCCCACCGACCGGGAGGCCAAGACCAGCTCTCAGAACAAG AACTGGGACGATCAGGCTCACCTGTCATTTGTGCAAAGCCATCTCGCTGAGATtctggagctgctggtggagcCCGGCCAGCTGTCACAATCTGGACACGCCCTCAGAGATTGCCAG ATATCCCTGGAGGCCGTGCGGAGCTTGGGCCTGCTCCTGGAGGGTTCGGTCAGCCACGGCAGAGCGGTTCAGCCCGTCCACAAGCTGCTCACCAAAGGTCCGCTCCAGATACAGACCGGCTACTCCCCCCTCAGCCACTCCTTCCCCCTGCACCAGCTCCTCGCTTGTCTCCACCAAAGCCTCACGCTCAACCCCTTTGGGATAACCGCCTGCCTGAGCTCCGGCAAGAAGCTCGCCTGGGCTCAACAAG TGGAGGGCTTCATGAAGAGAGCCAAAATAGCCCGAAATACCCACACGGCCCCGCCTGGCAGTAAGATAGTGCTGCTGTCGCAGGTCGTCAAACAGACACTGGCGAAAACCTCGGACAAGCTGACTGGCGCCAACATCAAGATCCACAGATGCTCGGATGCCTTCATAtaccttctttcacccctcag ATCAGTCAGTGTGGACAAATGCAGAGACTGCACGGTGGTTCTGGGTCCTGTTGAGACCAGCGTCCACATCCACAGCTGCCAGAACCTGCGGGTGGTGTGTGTGGCCGGCAGGATCGCCGTCGGAGTCTCCTCGCGTTGCACCATCCACGCCTTGACGCCCACCCGCCCCTTGCTCCTCCCCGGAAATGTGGACATCACGCTGGGGCCTTTCCACACCGTCTACCCCGCCCTGGAGGATCACATGGCCAGCGTGGGGCTGGCTGTGGTCCCCAACGCCTGGGATCGACCCTTGCTCCTGGGGAACGAGGGCCTCTCCAACCCGGACCCCGCCTGCTACCGCCTGCTGCCCCCGGCCGAGTTTCACGAGCTGGTCGTGCCTTTCCGGACGGAGGGCGACACGTGCGAGGTGCCTGGGGGATTGCCTCCTCCGTATCAGGCGGCGCTGGACGAAAAGCAGAGGAGGATTCAGAACTGGCAGAAGACTGTGATGGAGGCCCGGCTGAATAA GGAGCAGAAGCGCCAGTTCCAGGAGTTGGTGGAGGTCAAGTTCCACGAGTGGCTCCTGGAAACGGGCCACAGGCAGGAGCTGGACAGCCTCATCCCGCCCGCGATGGCGTCTTTAAGGGACTCCAGTGGGCCCGCCGCAGCCGAGGCGCCCCGAGTCCCTGATGCCAAGCCTACGAGGAACGGCCGGGCCGTGGGACAGTCGCCGATGGCTTGTTGA